A genomic window from Alkalihalobacillus sp. AL-G includes:
- a CDS encoding LURP-one-related/scramblase family protein, producing MRQLYIKQKVFSLSGKFTVKDQQEKDIYYVEGSFMQVPKTFSIMNTARDEVALITKKVFSFLPKFLVEVNGREVLTIKKEFSFLKARYTIDAEGIEVYGNWWDMDFQVLQHGKTVGKVGKEWFTWGDSYEVQIIDEEMETIITALVVAIDCVKADQAAASSAASI from the coding sequence ATGAGGCAGCTTTATATAAAGCAGAAGGTATTCAGTCTTAGCGGGAAATTCACAGTTAAGGATCAGCAGGAGAAGGATATATATTACGTGGAGGGAAGTTTTATGCAAGTTCCAAAGACTTTCTCCATTATGAATACAGCAAGAGATGAAGTAGCACTCATTACGAAAAAGGTGTTCAGCTTTTTACCAAAGTTTTTGGTTGAGGTGAATGGTCGAGAGGTATTAACAATAAAGAAGGAATTTTCCTTCTTAAAAGCACGATATACAATTGATGCGGAAGGCATTGAAGTATATGGTAATTGGTGGGATATGGACTTTCAAGTTTTACAGCATGGTAAAACCGTAGGTAAAGTGGGCAAGGAGTGGTTCACTTGGGGCGATAGCTACGAGGTTCAAATAATAGATGAAGAGATGGAAACCATTATTACTGCACTCGTTGTTGCAATTGATTGTGTGAAGGCTGATCAAGCAGCTGCTTCTTCAGCAGCGTCGATTTAA
- a CDS encoding SDR family NAD(P)-dependent oxidoreductase yields MKPLQGKIAVVTGASRGAGRGIAYELGSAGATVYVTGRSVKGAITDDRSETIEETADGVTSRGGKGIAIRCDHTSDNDVRNLFEQIEREHGRIDILVNSVFGGSESSLPSGDGRHFWERPLEHWDAMMVAGPQAYLLTTRYAVPLMKQLHKALIVNITFFIKDKISGNLYYDLAMNAINRMTLGMAKELKDYNVSTIAVCPGWMRTERVIDSGFGPEDGTTETTAYVGRAVVALATDSTVSKFSGDAIMVAELARKYGFTDVDGTQPLPFEG; encoded by the coding sequence ATGAAACCATTACAAGGGAAGATTGCTGTTGTTACAGGTGCATCCCGTGGTGCGGGTAGGGGGATTGCCTATGAACTAGGCAGTGCAGGAGCGACGGTGTATGTGACAGGTCGGAGTGTAAAGGGAGCTATAACCGATGATCGATCAGAAACCATTGAGGAAACTGCCGATGGTGTCACTTCACGAGGGGGTAAAGGCATCGCCATACGATGTGACCATACAAGCGACAATGACGTGAGAAACCTGTTTGAGCAAATTGAAAGGGAACATGGTCGGATTGATATTTTAGTCAATAGTGTATTTGGTGGCTCCGAAAGTTCTCTACCATCAGGAGATGGACGACATTTTTGGGAACGACCACTGGAGCATTGGGATGCTATGATGGTTGCTGGACCGCAAGCTTATTTGCTGACTACTCGATACGCTGTACCTCTGATGAAGCAACTCCATAAAGCGTTAATTGTAAATATCACATTTTTTATCAAGGACAAAATTTCAGGTAATTTATATTATGATTTAGCTATGAATGCTATCAATCGAATGACACTAGGAATGGCAAAGGAATTAAAGGACTACAACGTTTCAACCATTGCTGTTTGCCCAGGTTGGATGAGGACAGAAAGAGTTATAGATTCAGGTTTTGGACCAGAGGATGGAACAACGGAAACAACAGCGTATGTGGGTCGTGCAGTTGTGGCATTGGCAACAGACTCTACGGTATCTAAGTTTTCTGGCGACGCAATAATGGTAGCTGAACTAGCGAGAAAATATGGCTTCACCGATGTAGATGGAACTCAACCATTACCGTTTGAAGGATAA